From a single Oreochromis niloticus isolate F11D_XX linkage group LG4, O_niloticus_UMD_NMBU, whole genome shotgun sequence genomic region:
- the cbx1a gene encoding chromobox protein homolog 1a, with protein MVLSENAVNVEKNRLTEGLRVLQFGNGPIPKKVILSDVKLATQAAKKPKKAEEEEQPAAAPPAAAGAAAAPVAGAAEEEEEEEYVVEKVLDRRVVKGKVEFLLKWKGFSDEDNTWEPEENLDCPDLIAEYMQKHKEKEEKKKESKRKAASETSGDGEERGSKRKKEEGEKARGFGRGLQPERIIGATDSSGELMFLMKWKNSDEADLVPAKEANVKCPQVVISFYEERLTWHSYPTEEEEKKEEDKKD; from the exons ATGGTACTGTCTGAGAATGCTGTCAATGTAGAAAAGAACAGACTGACTGAAGGTCTGCGGGTCCTGCAGTTTGGAAATGGACCAATTCCGAAAA AGGTTATCTTATCAGACGTCAAGCTGGCGACCCAAGCAGCAAAGAAGCCCAAgaaggcagaggaggaggagcagcctgcagcagctccaccagcagcagcaggagcagcagcagcccctGTAGCAGGAGcagctgaggaggaggaagaagaggagtaTGTGGTGGAAAAGGTTTTGGACCGCCGAGTGGTGAAGGGCAAAGTGGAGTTTCTGCTAAAATGGAAAGGCTTCTCAGA TGAGGACAATACATGGGAGCCAGAGGAAAACTTGGACTGCCCCGATCTTATTGCTGAGTACAtgcagaaacacaaagagaaggaagagaaaaagaaggagagCAAACGGAAAGCAGCCAGTGAAACCTCGGGAGACGGAGAAGAGCGAGGaagcaaaagaaagaaggaggag GGTGAGAAGGCCAGAGGTTTTGGCAGAGGACTGCAGCCTGAGAGGATTATTGGAGCGACAGACTCGAGTGGAGAGCTGATGTTCCTTATGAAGTG GAAAAACTCAGATGAGGCTGACCTCGTCCCAGCTAAGGAAGCAAACGTCAAATGTCCACAGGTGGTCATCTCTTTCTATGAGGAACGCCTCACATGGCACTCCTACCccacagaagaggaggagaagaaagaggaagacaAAAAAGACTAG